The genomic interval AGCCGGAGGCAAGAAACTTGAGGGAATCGCGCGAGAATTGATAGCTCTAAGGATTGCCAACGAGCTGCAAGATGGAACATATGTTAACCTGGGAATAGGTATTCCCACCCTTGTCTCGAACTGGATTGAGGGTAGAGACATCGTGCTTCAGGCCGAGATTGGAATGCTGAACACAGGGCCTCTCGCCCAGGACAACGAGATTGACCAGGACTGCATTAATGCCAGTTGCCAACCTGTCAAAGAGCTGCCAGGATGTTGTTTCTTCTCTGACTGCGAATCGATGGCTATGATCCGCGGCGGATATATGGATGTAGCTGTGCTAGGAGCACTGCAAGTCTCGGAAAAAGGCGATCTTGCTGGATGGAATAACCCTGAGAGAGGCTTCCCGGAGCATATAGGCAACATCGGTGGCTCCATGGACCTGGCGGTCGGAGCCAGGAAAGTAATTGTGGCAATGGAGCACACCACGAAGGACGGCGGTTTCAAGGTTGTCAAGAAGTGTACCTACCCGGTCACAGCCGTAGGCGTTGTAAAGTTGATTGTGACTGATCTGGCAGTTATAGATGTCACCGAAAAAGGTCTGGTGCTCAGGGAGGTTGCTCCTGGTCTCACGGCAAAGGATGTCCAGTCGGTCACCGAGCCGAAGCTGATCATCAGCCCCAACCTCAAAGAGATACAGCTATAAGATCAGCCTAGGAGGGTGGGTCACCACTCGGACAACGCGGATAAGTTAGGCACAA from Chloroflexota bacterium carries:
- a CDS encoding 3-oxoacid CoA-transferase subunit B; the encoded protein is MVETKKNAAGGKKLEGIARELIALRIANELQDGTYVNLGIGIPTLVSNWIEGRDIVLQAEIGMLNTGPLAQDNEIDQDCINASCQPVKELPGCCFFSDCESMAMIRGGYMDVAVLGALQVSEKGDLAGWNNPERGFPEHIGNIGGSMDLAVGARKVIVAMEHTTKDGGFKVVKKCTYPVTAVGVVKLIVTDLAVIDVTEKGLVLREVAPGLTAKDVQSVTEPKLIISPNLKEIQL